A window of the Flavobacterium sangjuense genome harbors these coding sequences:
- a CDS encoding lysophospholipid acyltransferase family protein: MEKLISYPISVVYYLCFGLCLVIFHPIQWICLNVFGYQAHKKSVDCLNFFLTKCTNILGTRYTFENRDTIPKDVPIIFVSNHQSLYDIVGIIWYLRRFHAKFVSKKELGKGIPSVSYNLRHGGSILIDRKDPKQAIPLIKEMSEYIEKYKRSAVIFPEGTRSKNGKPKEFAQSGLKILCKYAPSAYVVPITINNSWKMVKFGAFPMGLGNHLQFIIHEAIAVKDFPFDVLMEKTEKAVIQSIKN, translated from the coding sequence ATGGAAAAGCTTATTTCATATCCAATTTCAGTCGTATACTATCTTTGTTTTGGATTGTGCCTGGTTATTTTTCATCCTATTCAATGGATTTGTTTGAATGTTTTTGGCTATCAGGCGCATAAAAAAAGTGTAGATTGTTTGAACTTTTTTTTGACCAAATGCACCAACATTTTAGGGACAAGATATACTTTTGAAAACAGAGATACTATTCCAAAAGATGTCCCAATTATATTTGTTTCCAACCATCAGAGCCTGTATGATATCGTTGGAATTATTTGGTATTTGCGACGTTTTCACGCCAAGTTTGTCAGTAAAAAAGAATTAGGGAAAGGCATTCCGAGTGTTTCTTATAATCTTCGTCATGGCGGTTCTATTCTTATTGACAGAAAAGATCCAAAGCAAGCCATTCCGCTGATAAAAGAAATGTCAGAATACATTGAAAAATATAAACGCTCTGCTGTCATTTTTCCGGAAGGAACCAGAAGTAAAAACGGAAAACCTAAAGAATTTGCCCAAAGTGGCTTAAAAATCTTATGTAAATACGCGCCTTCTGCATATGTTGTGCCAATAACTATAAATAATTCGTGGAAAATGGTTAAATTTGGAGCTTTCCCAATGGGTTTGGGAAATCATTTGCAATTTATAATTCACGAAGCCATTGCTGTAAAAGACTTTCCTTTTGATGTATTGATGGAGAAAACAGAAAAAGCAGTAATACAATCTATTAAAAACTAA
- a CDS encoding acyl-ACP desaturase, translating to MSTHNIRLEVMQFLENKVEGFMDEFLIPIEKIWQPSDFLPNSEDENFFEEVKELREIAKDLPYDFWVTLVGDTITEEALPTYESWLMDVDGVGQVENNPWSKWVRQWTGEENRHGDLLNKYLYLSGRVNMREVEITTQHLIADGFDIGTGRDPYKNFVYTSFQELATYISHNRVSQIAKQYGDKKLSKICKMIAGDEMRHHHAYSEFVTQIFKVDPSEMLLAFNYMMKQKIVMPAQFLRESGEKISSAFLNFSDSAQRIGVYTASDYVDIMQKLIEKWEIDKLSGLTDEAEKARDYLMKLPARMAKVSERLVIPAESTIFKWVEPAMIK from the coding sequence ATGTCAACACATAATATTCGTCTGGAAGTAATGCAATTTCTGGAAAATAAAGTAGAAGGATTCATGGACGAGTTCTTGATTCCAATCGAAAAAATTTGGCAGCCATCAGATTTTTTACCTAATTCTGAAGATGAAAATTTCTTTGAAGAGGTAAAAGAGTTACGTGAAATAGCGAAAGACTTACCCTATGATTTTTGGGTGACACTTGTTGGTGATACCATTACCGAAGAAGCTTTGCCAACCTACGAATCCTGGTTGATGGATGTTGACGGTGTTGGTCAGGTTGAAAATAATCCTTGGAGTAAATGGGTTCGTCAATGGACAGGTGAAGAAAACCGTCATGGTGATTTGTTGAACAAATACTTGTACTTATCAGGTCGTGTAAATATGCGCGAAGTTGAAATCACAACACAACATTTAATTGCTGATGGATTCGATATCGGAACTGGACGCGATCCATATAAGAACTTTGTTTATACTAGTTTTCAGGAATTAGCAACTTACATTTCACACAATAGAGTTTCACAAATAGCAAAACAATACGGCGATAAGAAATTATCAAAAATATGTAAAATGATTGCCGGTGACGAAATGCGTCATCATCATGCTTACAGCGAATTTGTAACTCAGATTTTTAAAGTTGATCCAAGCGAAATGTTATTGGCATTCAACTATATGATGAAGCAAAAAATTGTTATGCCAGCTCAATTCTTAAGAGAATCAGGCGAGAAAATAAGTTCTGCTTTTTTAAATTTTTCAGATTCAGCTCAACGAATAGGTGTTTACACCGCTTCAGATTATGTTGATATTATGCAAAAGCTAATCGAAAAATGGGAAATAGATAAGCTTTCCGGCTTGACAGATGAAGCCGAAAAAGCCAGAGATTATCTAATGAAATTACCAGCCAGAATGGCAAAAGTTTCCGAAAGATTAGTGATTCCGGCTGAATCTACCATTTTTAAATGGGTTGAACCGGCAATGATAAAATAA
- a CDS encoding HD domain-containing protein has protein sequence MDSAQLINTTIAFVKEKLENAEGGHDWFHIERVYKNSLLIAQEEDCDITVVKLGALLHDIADSKFHDGDETVGPRTARAFLEAENVSEETIVHVINIIENISFKGGNFGQQFNSKELQIVQDADRLDAIGAIGIARCFNYGGFKNRALYNPAIAPKFNMSKEEYKASESPTLNHFYEKLLLLKDKMNTPTGKKIAEARHKYMENFLSQFYAEWEGEK, from the coding sequence ATGGATTCAGCTCAATTAATAAATACTACCATTGCGTTTGTAAAAGAAAAATTGGAAAATGCCGAAGGCGGACACGATTGGTTTCACATTGAACGCGTTTACAAAAATTCACTTTTAATTGCCCAGGAAGAAGATTGCGATATAACCGTTGTCAAACTAGGTGCGCTGCTTCACGATATTGCCGACAGTAAATTCCACGATGGTGATGAAACCGTTGGTCCAAGAACCGCCCGGGCTTTTCTGGAAGCTGAAAATGTTTCCGAAGAAACAATCGTTCATGTCATCAACATTATTGAAAATATTTCGTTTAAAGGCGGAAATTTTGGGCAGCAGTTTAACTCAAAAGAATTGCAGATTGTTCAGGATGCCGATAGATTAGATGCCATTGGTGCCATCGGAATTGCAAGATGTTTCAATTATGGAGGCTTTAAAAACAGAGCGTTATACAATCCGGCAATTGCACCAAAATTCAATATGAGCAAGGAAGAATACAAAGCTTCCGAATCGCCAACATTGAATCATTTCTATGAAAAACTACTTTTGTTAAAAGACAAGATGAATACGCCGACAGGTAAAAAAATAGCTGAAGCACGTCACAAATACATGGAAAATTTCCTTTCGCAGTTTTATGCCGAATGGGAAGGGGAGAAATAA
- a CDS encoding enoyl-CoA hydratase/isomerase family protein → MNFENILVAVENGIGQITINRPSKLNALNVATIQELHDAFESLESNTDVRVIIITGEGEKAFVAGADISEFANFSIEEGAQLAAQGQELLFDFVENLKKPTIAAVNGFALGGGLELAMACHFRIASDNAKMGLPEVSLGVIPGYGGTQRLPQLIGKGRAMEMIMTAGMVSAEDAFRAGLVNHVVPQAELLDFTKGIATRIMRNSPFAIGRAIKCVNANFKEGINGYETEIRNFGKCFGTEDFKEGTTAFLEKRKAEFKGK, encoded by the coding sequence ATGAACTTCGAAAACATACTCGTTGCGGTAGAAAACGGCATTGGACAAATCACCATCAATCGCCCGTCAAAATTAAATGCGCTCAATGTAGCGACAATTCAGGAATTGCACGATGCTTTCGAAAGTCTGGAAAGCAATACTGATGTCAGAGTTATAATCATTACCGGAGAAGGTGAAAAGGCTTTTGTAGCTGGTGCTGATATTTCAGAATTTGCTAACTTTTCTATTGAAGAAGGTGCGCAATTAGCCGCTCAGGGTCAAGAATTGCTTTTTGATTTTGTTGAGAATTTAAAAAAACCAACCATTGCTGCCGTTAATGGTTTTGCACTTGGTGGTGGACTAGAATTAGCGATGGCATGTCATTTCAGAATTGCTTCCGATAATGCCAAAATGGGTTTGCCGGAAGTTTCTCTTGGCGTAATTCCGGGTTATGGCGGAACGCAACGTTTGCCACAATTAATCGGTAAAGGACGTGCAATGGAAATGATAATGACTGCAGGAATGGTTTCTGCTGAAGATGCTTTTCGTGCCGGTTTAGTCAACCATGTTGTGCCACAGGCTGAACTTTTAGATTTTACAAAAGGCATCGCAACCCGAATTATGAGAAATTCTCCTTTCGCCATCGGTAGAGCCATAAAATGTGTCAATGCCAACTTCAAAGAAGGTATAAATGGTTATGAAACCGAAATCAGAAACTTTGGTAAATGTTTTGGCACCGAAGATTTTAAGGAAGGAACAACTGCATTTTTGGAAAAGAGAAAAGCTGAGTTTAAAGGGAAATAA
- a CDS encoding sensor histidine kinase, giving the protein MIILILIASILMASISIIQFKNEAKDYHQKRLDQKEFAIKEHINYVLANTTYPLTEKNLPLIFKDKIHELADIHNLEINIYGLNGMLLKSSKASFSVDKVAPPIPNYVLKLVQSSVEKRYVDIKSVNGVKNRSSYSQIKDDKFKPLGILNIPYVEDDGFYETELQQFLLRLSQVYSFMLIIAFALAYFLASYITKSLKTISDKINETSLNQKNEKIVIEANSREINSLINAYNQMVDKLEDSATMLAQSEREQAWREMAKQVAHEIKNPLTPMRLTVQSFQRKFDANDPELKQKLNDYSKTLIQQIDTMSAVASAFSNFASMPAQQNETLNVVQVVELALDIFNEDFIVFKSNKEYVISKLDRTQLIRIITNLVKNAIQSIPDEQEEKKVLVSVNEVENDVIITVEDNGIGIDSENIDHVFEPKFTTKTSGMGLGLGIIKNIIENYKGTITFETELGKGTTFFVSLPIVK; this is encoded by the coding sequence ATGATTATATTGATATTAATTGCTTCCATTTTGATGGCTTCCATCTCGATTATTCAGTTTAAAAATGAAGCCAAAGATTACCATCAGAAACGTTTAGACCAAAAAGAATTCGCTATAAAAGAGCATATCAATTATGTGCTGGCTAATACCACTTATCCGCTTACGGAAAAAAATCTTCCTTTAATTTTTAAGGATAAAATTCACGAATTAGCAGACATCCACAACCTTGAAATCAATATTTATGGCCTGAACGGGATGTTATTAAAATCATCCAAAGCTTCCTTTTCTGTTGACAAAGTAGCGCCGCCAATTCCGAATTATGTTCTGAAATTGGTTCAGTCTTCTGTAGAAAAAAGATACGTTGATATCAAAAGTGTCAACGGTGTCAAAAACCGATCTTCGTATAGCCAAATCAAAGATGACAAGTTTAAACCGTTGGGCATTTTAAACATTCCTTATGTAGAAGATGATGGTTTTTATGAAACGGAATTACAGCAATTTCTACTGCGTTTGAGCCAGGTTTATTCCTTTATGTTAATTATCGCATTTGCTTTGGCGTATTTCCTTGCGAGTTATATTACCAAATCGTTAAAGACTATTTCGGATAAAATAAATGAAACAAGCCTGAACCAAAAGAACGAGAAAATCGTTATTGAAGCTAACAGCAGAGAAATCAATTCATTGATAAACGCCTATAATCAAATGGTGGACAAACTGGAAGATAGTGCCACGATGCTTGCCCAAAGCGAACGGGAACAGGCTTGGCGCGAAATGGCAAAACAAGTAGCACACGAAATCAAAAATCCGTTGACGCCAATGCGTTTGACAGTACAAAGTTTCCAGCGAAAATTTGATGCCAATGATCCCGAATTAAAACAAAAACTCAACGATTATTCCAAGACTTTAATTCAGCAGATTGATACGATGAGTGCTGTGGCTTCTGCGTTTTCAAACTTTGCTTCGATGCCGGCGCAACAAAATGAAACGCTAAATGTGGTTCAGGTTGTGGAATTGGCTTTGGATATTTTCAATGAAGATTTTATTGTTTTTAAAAGCAATAAAGAATATGTGATTTCGAAATTGGACAGAACACAATTGATTCGGATTATCACCAATTTGGTTAAAAACGCCATTCAATCCATTCCGGATGAACAGGAAGAAAAGAAAGTTTTGGTTTCGGTTAACGAAGTGGAAAACGATGTTATCATCACTGTTGAAGACAATGGAATTGGTATAGATTCTGAAAATATTGATCATGTTTTTGAACCTAAATTTACCACAAAAACCAGCGGAATGGGTTTAGGTTTAGGAATTATAAAAAACATTATAGAAAATTACAAAGGAACTATTACTTTTGAAACAGAACTCGGTAAAGGAACAACGTTTTTTGTTTCGCTGCCTATTGTTAAATAA
- a CDS encoding CopD family protein: MELYNYIKSLHLIFVITWFAGLFYIVRLFVYQIEANDKPSPEKEILQKQYKIMAYRLWYIITWPSAFLAVFFAIWLLLIMPVWLQMPWMQIKLVFVVLLIAYQIKCHLIYKELQNDIFKHSSNFMRLWNEGATIILFAVVFLVILKNAFNWIYGVIGIVLFSVLIMLGFKFYKRIREKNKS, from the coding sequence ATGGAACTCTACAACTACATAAAATCGCTTCACCTCATCTTTGTCATCACTTGGTTTGCGGGTTTGTTTTACATCGTTCGGTTGTTTGTTTACCAAATTGAAGCCAACGACAAACCTTCGCCCGAGAAAGAAATTCTGCAAAAACAATACAAAATAATGGCGTATCGTTTGTGGTACATCATCACCTGGCCAAGTGCTTTTTTGGCAGTGTTTTTTGCCATTTGGTTGTTATTGATAATGCCGGTTTGGTTGCAAATGCCATGGATGCAGATCAAATTGGTATTTGTAGTTTTACTAATTGCCTACCAGATAAAATGTCATCTTATTTATAAAGAGTTACAAAACGATATATTTAAACACAGCTCCAATTTCATGCGATTGTGGAATGAAGGCGCAACGATTATTCTGTTTGCCGTTGTTTTTTTAGTAATTTTAAAAAATGCTTTCAACTGGATTTATGGCGTCATCGGAATCGTTTTATTTTCAGTTTTGATAATGCTTGGGTTTAAATTTTACAAACGTATTCGCGAGAAAAACAAATCTTAA
- the hemH gene encoding ferrochelatase: protein MKGVLLVNLGSPESPTPKDVKPYLDEFLMDKYVIDVPYLLRALLVRGIILQTRPKNSAHAYSQIWTPEGSPLIVFSKKMHQKVEKLVDVPVALAMRYGTMTIQKGLQELKDKGVTEVMLLALYPQYAMASTTTIWALADELQKSHFPEMTITKVPAFYNKPDFIQALANSIKKHLSNFEYDHLLFSYHGIPKRHIRKTDVTKSHCTIDGKCCVTDSPAHEFCYRHQCYETTRQVVELLGIPEGKYSQTFQSRLAGDKWLTPYTDVEINKMPEKGIKKLAVVTPAFVADCLETLEEIAMRANEEFKSHGGEEFFAVPCMNDEDEWCGVVANWIKEWNK, encoded by the coding sequence ATGAAAGGAGTATTATTAGTAAACCTAGGTTCACCCGAAAGCCCAACACCAAAAGACGTAAAGCCTTATTTAGATGAATTTTTGATGGATAAATACGTAATAGATGTTCCGTATTTATTGCGCGCTTTATTAGTCAGAGGAATTATTCTGCAAACGCGTCCTAAAAATTCCGCTCATGCGTATAGCCAAATATGGACACCGGAAGGTTCGCCACTGATTGTGTTTTCAAAAAAAATGCATCAAAAAGTTGAAAAATTGGTTGATGTTCCAGTGGCTTTAGCCATGCGTTACGGCACGATGACCATTCAAAAGGGATTGCAGGAACTGAAAGACAAAGGCGTTACCGAAGTAATGTTGTTGGCTTTATATCCGCAGTATGCAATGGCATCAACTACTACCATTTGGGCTTTAGCCGATGAATTACAAAAATCGCATTTCCCGGAAATGACCATCACCAAAGTTCCGGCATTTTATAACAAACCCGATTTTATTCAGGCTTTGGCCAATTCTATCAAAAAGCATTTGAGCAACTTTGAATACGATCATTTATTGTTTTCGTATCACGGAATTCCAAAAAGACATATCCGTAAAACTGATGTGACGAAATCGCATTGCACTATTGATGGAAAATGCTGTGTAACAGATTCGCCTGCTCATGAATTTTGTTATCGCCACCAATGTTATGAAACAACAAGACAAGTAGTGGAATTATTGGGAATTCCGGAAGGAAAATACAGCCAAACTTTTCAATCGCGCTTAGCAGGAGACAAATGGTTAACGCCTTATACTGATGTTGAAATAAACAAAATGCCCGAAAAAGGAATTAAGAAATTGGCCGTTGTAACTCCGGCTTTCGTTGCTGATTGTTTGGAAACCTTGGAAGAAATTGCCATGCGTGCCAACGAAGAATTTAAATCCCACGGCGGCGAAGAATTTTTTGCCGTTCCATGTATGAATGATGAAGACGAATGGTGTGGTGTTGTGGCCAATTGGATAAAAGAATGGAATAAATAA
- a CDS encoding AraC family transcriptional regulator: MGSQEEIKIENDFILIRFQNDGNENFYVKRPITQGLIQFHFGIKGKAKFVFNEGTYALELKDEKSLLFYNPQKELPLNLELAPNSWVISVIISIQKFHGLFSNDANHIPFLSEENKDRKYYKENDISPSMAIVLSQLFHYNLNPQIKNLYYKGKGYELLSLYFNRSEDPNAEQCPFLVDEENVLKIRKAKEIIITNMAEPPGLEELADKVGLSLKKLKMGFKQIYGDTVYGYLFDHKMDYARQLLDSGSYNVNEVGLKIGYSTGSHFIAAFKKKFATTPKKYLMSLNQNA; this comes from the coding sequence ATGGGTTCTCAAGAGGAAATAAAAATTGAAAATGATTTTATTTTAATTCGATTTCAGAATGATGGAAATGAAAATTTTTATGTAAAAAGGCCTATTACACAAGGGCTTATTCAATTTCACTTTGGCATAAAAGGAAAGGCAAAATTTGTTTTCAATGAAGGAACTTATGCCTTAGAATTAAAAGATGAAAAGTCACTTTTGTTCTATAATCCACAAAAAGAATTGCCGCTAAATTTAGAATTAGCACCAAATTCATGGGTGATTTCCGTGATAATTTCGATTCAAAAATTCCACGGATTGTTTTCAAATGATGCCAATCATATTCCGTTTTTGAGCGAAGAAAATAAAGACCGGAAATATTATAAAGAGAACGATATAAGTCCGTCAATGGCAATTGTTCTTAGCCAACTCTTTCATTACAACTTAAATCCACAGATTAAAAACCTGTATTACAAAGGAAAAGGATACGAATTATTGAGCTTGTATTTCAATCGTTCTGAAGATCCAAATGCAGAACAATGTCCGTTTTTAGTTGATGAAGAAAACGTTTTAAAAATCAGAAAAGCAAAAGAAATTATCATCACCAATATGGCCGAACCTCCAGGTTTGGAAGAACTGGCAGATAAAGTTGGTTTGAGTCTGAAAAAACTAAAAATGGGTTTCAAACAGATTTATGGCGATACGGTTTATGGTTATTTATTCGATCATAAAATGGATTATGCCCGACAATTATTGGATTCCGGTTCTTATAACGTAAATGAAGTTGGGCTAAAAATTGGTTACAGCACCGGAAGCCATTTTATTGCGGCTTTCAAGAAAAAGTTTGCCACAACACCAAAGAAATATTTGATGTCATTAAACCAAAACGCATAA
- the hemA gene encoding glutamyl-tRNA reductase — protein MENFNMTKHTSFYAIGLSYKKADAKVRGKFSLDAKAKSTLLMQAEAEGIESLIVTSTCNRTEIYGFANHPYQLIKLLCENSQGTVEEFQEVAYIYKNQDAVSHMFRVGTGLDSQILGDFEIISQLKIAFIQSKSNGLVNSFMERLLNSVIQASKKIKTDTEISTGATSVSFASVQYIIRNVEDIANKNILLFGTGKIGRNTCENLVKHTKHDHITLINRTKDKAEKLAQKLDLIVKDYADLQLELQKADIVVVATGAQNPTIDKAILNLKKPLLILDLSIPKNVNENVQDIEGVTLIHLDHLSQITDETLENRKLHIPAAEAIIDEIKEEFTAWTKNRKFAPTIQALKEKLNAIKESELNAQRKKNSNFDEEQAELISNKIIQKITNHFVNHLKDGDSMDEGIEWIEKVFQLEQEKSFF, from the coding sequence ATGGAAAATTTTAATATGACGAAGCACACTTCATTTTACGCCATCGGGTTGAGTTATAAGAAAGCAGATGCTAAGGTAAGAGGGAAATTTAGTTTGGATGCCAAAGCTAAATCGACCTTGCTGATGCAAGCCGAAGCTGAAGGAATTGAATCGCTAATCGTTACTTCAACTTGCAATAGAACCGAAATTTATGGTTTTGCCAATCATCCATATCAGTTAATCAAATTGCTTTGCGAAAACAGTCAAGGAACAGTTGAAGAATTTCAGGAAGTGGCTTATATCTACAAAAATCAAGATGCTGTTAGTCATATGTTCCGTGTTGGAACTGGTTTAGACAGCCAAATTCTTGGAGATTTCGAGATTATCAGTCAATTAAAAATTGCATTTATCCAAAGTAAATCAAACGGATTAGTAAATTCTTTCATGGAAAGACTACTAAATTCAGTTATCCAGGCCAGCAAAAAAATTAAAACGGATACGGAGATTTCAACTGGCGCAACTTCGGTTTCATTTGCTTCGGTACAATATATTATTAGAAACGTAGAAGACATTGCGAATAAAAACATCCTACTTTTCGGAACCGGAAAAATTGGCAGAAACACTTGCGAAAATTTGGTTAAACATACCAAACACGACCATATAACCTTAATCAACAGAACAAAAGATAAAGCGGAGAAACTTGCTCAAAAGCTGGATCTAATCGTAAAAGATTATGCCGATTTGCAGTTAGAATTACAAAAGGCAGATATAGTTGTCGTGGCAACCGGTGCTCAAAACCCAACAATTGACAAAGCAATTTTGAATCTGAAAAAACCATTGTTGATTTTAGATTTATCGATTCCGAAAAATGTAAACGAAAATGTTCAGGATATAGAAGGCGTGACGTTGATTCACCTGGATCATCTTTCCCAAATTACAGATGAAACATTAGAGAATAGAAAACTACACATACCGGCAGCTGAAGCCATCATTGATGAAATCAAAGAAGAATTTACAGCTTGGACAAAAAACAGAAAGTTTGCCCCAACCATTCAGGCGTTGAAAGAAAAATTAAATGCCATTAAAGAAAGTGAGTTGAATGCGCAACGTAAAAAGAATTCCAATTTTGACGAAGAGCAAGCCGAATTAATCAGCAATAAAATCATCCAAAAAATCACAAATCATTTTGTAAATCACCTAAAAGATGGCGATTCAATGGATGAAGGAATTGAGTGGATTGAAAAAGTATTTCAATTGG